Part of the Virgibacillus necropolis genome, GCAAAAAGAGTCATTGCGGTTGACTATTTTGACTATCGGTTAATGCAATCAAAAAAAATGAATCAAACTGAGACATTTGATTTCACTAAGTACGATGACATGGGTGAAACGTTGAAGGAATTAACGAAGGGCGGAGCAGATGTTGTTATTGACTGCGTTGGAATGGATGGAAAAAAATCACCACTGGAATTCGTGGAACAAAAGTTAAAATTGCAAGGTGGTACACTTGGCCCGATACAAATTGCTACGAAAGCAGTAAAAAAATGTGGGGTTGTACAATTAACGGGGGTTTATGGAGGACTTTATAATATGTTCCCATTAGGACCATTTTTCATACGAAATGTTACACTTAAAATGGGTCAAGCGCCAGCACGTGGATATATGCCGCAGTTGTACGACATGATCGTAAATGAGCAGATTGATCCCACTGCTATTATTACGCACAAGATGTCATTAGATGAAGCTGCACACGGTTACGATATTTTTAATAAAAAAGAAGACGATTGTATAAAAGTTATCTTAAAACCGTAAGAAAAGCGCTTGAGTTAAACAATTAAAGGATGAGGTTAATTCCTCATCCTTTGCTTAATATCTATACTAATTTGGCCAAATTGGTGAAATTCAGTTCTCTAAGCCGATCTCCTATTATATCGTTATCACAATTCCATAGTGCATCATCTAATTTGCATGTAATAGGTACATCACATTTAATTTCTGCAAGTTCCCTTGATAAGTGCAACATGTCTATATTCGCTTTAATTTTAGTTTGTACACCTTTTGGTAGCTGGTCTATATTTTCAAGTAAATTATCGATGGTTTCATATTCCTGAACAAGTTTTAATGCTGTTTTTTCACCAATTCCCTTTACGCCAGGATAATTATCAGCAGAATCTCCCATCAATGCTTTCATATCAATTACTTGCCTAGGTACAATCCCTTTCTTCTCAAGAAAATTTTCATGTGTAAATACATCATAATTACCTTGTCCCTTTTTCATGATTGCTACTTGAATGCCTGAGTCCACTAACTGTAACATATCGTGATCCCCAGTCAGAATCATGACTTCATTATCTTCAGCATATTCTCTTGCTAAGGTACCAATACAGTCATCGGCTTCGTAATTAACAAGGCCAACATTTGGAATGGCAAAGATGTCCATGATTTCTTTGATTCGATCAAACTGTGGCACCAATTCTTCTGGTGGCTTTGAGCGATTTGCTTTATAAGCGGGCATCATGTCAGTCCGGAATGTTTTGCTCCCCATGTCCCAGCAGCATACCACATGAGTTGGATTAAACGTTTCAATAGCATTGAGCATATACTTCAAATATTGATACATTCCGTTTGTTGGGATACCTTCACTATTTCGCATAAAATTGCCGCGGAATGAGGTTGCGAAAAATCCCCTGAACAACAAAGCCATTCCGTCTACAAGTAAAATGGTTGGTTTAGACATCGTATTCCTCCCCCGTTAAATTATTATCATAATTTTTCA contains:
- a CDS encoding 5'-3' exonuclease, whose protein sequence is MSKPTILLVDGMALLFRGFFATSFRGNFMRNSEGIPTNGMYQYLKYMLNAIETFNPTHVVCCWDMGSKTFRTDMMPAYKANRSKPPEELVPQFDRIKEIMDIFAIPNVGLVNYEADDCIGTLAREYAEDNEVMILTGDHDMLQLVDSGIQVAIMKKGQGNYDVFTHENFLEKKGIVPRQVIDMKALMGDSADNYPGVKGIGEKTALKLVQEYETIDNLLENIDQLPKGVQTKIKANIDMLHLSRELAEIKCDVPITCKLDDALWNCDNDIIGDRLRELNFTNLAKLV